One window of the Trifolium pratense cultivar HEN17-A07 linkage group LG2, ARS_RC_1.1, whole genome shotgun sequence genome contains the following:
- the LOC123909312 gene encoding uncharacterized protein LOC123909312, producing MEYEYNRSRSGPQVPMYRAPPSSSGAPSSIYPKIGPHPSNPPPPRPLPYQHIPNPSPSLGLGIKVAIKSEFRIAPPPHLLPHVGDIPRSNFQFDFGLERKILAEAEKDNPNWSKFGVENLPTKASDNTSSSKVTSSDPIVSKYISMGLSREAVPIAVTNYGDNPTKVKEFVDGYTLLREMGFSSTSVTEALVMHDNDKDKALAYFLSGSS from the exons GAATACAACAGAAGTAGGTCGGGCCCACAAGTTCCGATGTATCGTGCACCACCGTCATCCTCCGGCGCTCCCTCTTCCATCTACCCTAAGATCGGTCCTCACCCTTCCAACCCTCCCCCACCTCGTCCGTTACCCTATCAGcacattcccaatccttcaccttCTC TAGGGTTGGGCATTAAGGTTGCAATCAAGTCGGAATTTAGGATCGCACCGCCG CCTCATTTGTTACCACATGTGGGAGATATTCCACGGAGCAACTTCCAATTTGATTTTGGATTGGAGAGGAAAATTTTGGCCGAAGCAGAGAAGGATAACCCAAATTGGAGCAAATTTGGGGTGGAAAACCTTCCAACTAAGGCTTCTGATAATACATCATCGTCAAAG GTTACTTCTTCAGATCCCATTGTGAGCAAATATATAAGCATGGGACTCAGCCGTGAGGCAGTTCCAATTGCTGTTACGAACTATGGTGATAATCCAACCAAA GTTAAAGAATTTGTTGATGGATACACTCTTCTGCGTGAAATGGGATTTTCATCAACTAGCGTTACCGAAGCCTTGGTTATGCATGACAATGATAAAGACAAGGCATTGGCTTATTTCCTTAGTGGCTCATCATGA
- the LOC123909319 gene encoding protein MKS1 yields MNQFPDIPTGRSPRRELQGPRPTPLRIHKDSHKIKKPPLAPQQQQQQHQQQLPPPRQPIIIYTVSPKVIHTTPGDFMNLVQRLTGSSSSSSSSSSSSIVDPFKNDGTISPAARYATVEKAMSPLGKKHHQQHQQQMIVPITSTTTTTTSDVISDMEGIEQVQYMNHGVERGNMMFQGILSPGPASLSPIPSNFFSPPSSDPNMFSNLLQDFSPALLSSRHFMEGGPNFFLPSPSNFISPQAHTPSIDLFNYFLD; encoded by the coding sequence ATGAATCAATTCCCAGACATTCCTACTGGAAGATCACCAAGAAGAGAACTCCAAGGTCCTCGTCCTACACCTCTTAGAATACATAAAGACTCTCACAAAATCAAGAAACCACCGTTGGCGccgcaacaacaacaacaacaacatcaacaacaactaCCACCACCGCGCCAACCGATTATTATCTATACCGTCTCCCCTAAAGTAATTCACACCACACCCGGTGACTTCATGAACCTCGTTCAACGTCTGACCGGTTCCTCCTCCTCATCCTCGtcctcttcttcatcatcaattGTCGATCCTTTTAAAAATGATGGAACAATATCCCCGGCCGCGCGTTATGCCACCGTAGAAAAAGCTATGTCTCCTTTGGGaaaaaaacatcatcaacaacaccaacaacaaaTGATAGTACCAATAAcaagtactactactactactactagtgATGTAATAAGTGACATGGAAGGAATAGAACAAGTACAATATATGAATCATGGAGTAGAAAGAGGAAACATGATGTTTCAAGGGATTTTGTCACCGGGACCGGCTTCACTATCACCAATTCCTTCTAATTTTTTCTCGCCGCCGTCTTCGGATCCAAACATGTTTAGCAACCTTCTTCAAGATTTTAGTCCTGCACTTCTTAGTAGTAGACATTTTATGGAAGGTggtcctaatttttttttacctagtCCTTCTAATTTTATTTCACCTCAAGCTCATACTCCTTCTATTGATTTATTTAACTATTTCTTAGACTAA
- the LOC123909313 gene encoding two-component response regulator ARR14-like has product MMSLDNRTCSVMDSISNGACSYWAKPLDENLFKNMWQHVVRQHLVQKESEAKGLKKRGREHLVQTESEAKGLKKRGRDDEVHVSKQPPVKKARFSWTDDLHQKFVSVVNHLGIKNAKPKKVLKIMDCPGLELQHVASHLQKYKMYLDGGIKNSKMKQKNNETQAQDQEIDETEVFFSLTDFFPDLNDDDIHNNNYAVSAESIDSPSTSLPQLGQYSMTPPDQCDDSDIFSNLTDLFPNLNDEIHNGMW; this is encoded by the exons A tgATGTCGCTTGATAACCGAACCTGTTCTGTTATGGATTCCATTTCTAACGGGGCTTGTAGTTACTGGGCCAAACCACTGGATGAAAATCTATTCAAAAATATGTGGCAACATGTCGTGCGGCAACATCTAGTGCAAAAGGAAAGCGAGGCTAAAGGGCTTAAAAAGCGAGGAAGAGAACATCTAGTGCAAACGGAAAGCGAGGCTAAAGGGCTTAAAAAGCGAGGAAGAGATGATGAGGTTCATGTTTCTAAACAACCTCCGGTAAAGAAAGCTCGTTTCTCTTGGACAGATGATTTGCACCAAAAATTTGTGTCGGTCGTGAATCATCTTGGGATTAAAA ATGCAAAGCCTAAAAAAGTTCTGAAGATCATGGATTGTCCTGGCTTGGAATTACAGCATGTAGCTAGTCATTTGCAG AAATATAAAATGTATTTAGATGGtgggataaaaaattcaaagatgaAACAGAAGAACAATGAAACACAAGCACAGGATCAAGAAATTGATGAAACCGAAGTATTTTTTAGCTTGACTGATTTTTTCCCCGATCTTAACGATGATGATATACACAATAACAACTATGCTGTTTCAGCTGAGAGCATTGATTCCCCTAGCACCTCTCTTCCACAGCTTGGGCAATATTCAATGACACCACCTGATCAATGTGACGATTCCGACATATTTTCTAATTTGACCGATTTATTCCCCAATCTTAACGATGAGATACACAATGGGATGTGGTGA
- the LOC123909322 gene encoding two-component response regulator ARR14-like isoform X2 → MSLDNRTCSVMDSISNGACSYWAKPLDENLFKKMWQHVVRQHLVQKESEAKGLKKRGREHLVQKESEAKGLKKRGRDDEVHVSKQPPAKKARFSWTDDLHQKFVSAVNHLGIKNAKPKKVMKIMDCPGLELQHVASHLQKYKMYLDGGIKNSKMNQKNNETQAQDQEIDETEVFFSLTDFFPDLNDDDIHNNNYAVSAESIDSPSTSLPQLGQYSMTPPNQCDDSDIFSNLTDLFPNLNDEIHNGMW, encoded by the exons ATGTCGCTTGATAACCGAACCTGTTCTGTTATGGATTCCATTTCCAACGGGGCTTGTAGTTACTGGGCCAAACCACTGGATGAAAATCTATTCAAAAAAATGTGGCAACATGTCGTGCGGCAACATCTAGTGCAAAAGGAAAGCGAGGCTAAAGGGCTTAAAAAGCGAGGAAGAGAACATCTAGTGCAAAAGGAAAGCGAGGCTAAAGGGCTTAAAAAGCGAGGAAGAGATGATGAGGTTCATGTTTCTAAACAACCTCCGGCAAAGAAAGCTCGTTTCTCTTGGACAGATGATTTGCACCAAAAATTTGTGTCGGCCGTGAATCATCTTGGGATTAAAA ATGCAAAGCCTAAAAAAGTTATGAAGATCATGGATTGTCCTGGCTTGGAATTACAGCATGTAGCTAGTCATTTGCAG AAATATAAAATGTATTTAGATGGtgggataaaaaattcaaagatgaATCAGAAGAACAATGAAACACAAGCACAGGATCAAGAAATTGATGAAACCGAAGTATTTTTTAGCTTGACTGATTTTTTCCCCGATCTTAACGATGATGATATACACAATAACAACTATGCTGTTTCAGCTGAGAGCATTGATTCCCCTAGCACCTCTCTTCCACAGCTTGGGCAATATTCAATGACACCACCTAATCAATGTGACGATTCCGACATATTTTCTAATTTGACCGATTTATTCCCCAATCTTAACGATGAGATACACAATGGGATGTGGTGA
- the LOC123905142 gene encoding uncharacterized protein LOC123905142, with product MTELADGQNEAQPPFQQVLSKSQKKANKKENKTSFCICSLHHWVKGLSIQSFSMKCIYCKLRGLANSPTKLALKRLIVKHRPSFIFIGEPWMNIDSFPASCLRRLNLEIFKVNFRGRLLPNLWCLCSISLHPTSIDFDDQQISFMLEENSMQFFVAAIYASTSYVHRRKLWIKHSNLQIIHKGPWCFIGDFNTILGAHEHRGNTTPASTPMNDFFDWSNSNNLVHLPTKGVNLTWSNGRRGDRHIENRLDRSICNLDFIDAYIWNKEVFGNVHDQLKKAKDKVNEIQHDISTNGHSDLLMNQEKQAQVDLELALNIEEAFWKEKAKIKWSLEGDRNTKFFHRVAKINAATNKIIFMRNGDNFLTDPDAIADHVDDGIIDEVILNLVNSETNNMLTDFPSMEEVHHAVFALNTNCAAGPDGFGALFFQSYWDIVKHDVYKAVLQFFQSG from the exons ATGACTGAGTTAGCAGATGGACAAAATGAAGCTCAGCCCCCCTTTCAACAAGTTCTGTCCAAGTCACAAAAGAAGgcaaataagaaagaaaataaaacaagctTCTGCATCTGTTCCCTACACCACTGGGTCAAGGGTTTGTCAATCCAATCTTTCTCAATGAAGTGCATCTACTGTAAATTAAGAGGTTTGGCCAATTCTCCTACAAAATTGGCTCTTAAAAGGCTTATTGTTAAGCATAGgcctagttttatttttataggtGAACCTTGGATGAATATTGATTCTTTTCCTGCATCTTGTCTCAGAAGACTTAATCTTGAGATATTTAAGGTTAATTTTAGAGGTCGTTTGTTGCCTAATCTTTGGTGTTTGTGTTCCATATCTTTACATCCTACTTCAATTGACTTTGATGACCAACAAATCTCCTTCATGTTAGAAGAAAACAGTATGCAGTTTTTTGTCGCAGCAATTTATGCTTCTACTAGTTATGTTCATAGAAGAAAGTTGTGGATAAAACATAGTAACCTTCAGATAATTCATAAAGGTCCCTGGTGCTTCATTGGTGACTTTAATACAATCTTAGGGGCACATGAGCATAGAGGTAACACTACTCCTGCTTCCACTCCaatgaatgatttttttgattGGAGTAACTCTAACAACCTTGTCCATCTTCCAACTAAAGGAGTGAATCTTACTTGGTCAAATGGCAGAAGAGGGGATAGACACATTGAAAATCGTCTTGATAGATCCATATGTAACCTTGACTTCATTGATGCATAT atatggAACAAGGAGGTGTTTGGAAATGTGCACGATCAATTGAAAAAGGCTAAAGATAAGGTTAATGAGATTCAACATGACATTAGTACAAATGGTCACAGTGACTTACTCATGAATCAAGAGAAACAAGCTCAAGTTGATTTGGAGTTGGCCTTAAACATTGAAGAAGCTTTTTGGAAGGAAAAAGCCAAGATAAAATGGAGCCTTGAAGGGGATAGAAACACAAAGTTCTTTCATAGAGTTGCTAAAATCAATGCTGCAACTAATAAGATAATTTTTATGAGAAATGGAGACAACTTTTTAACTGATCCTGATGCCATTGCAGATCATGTG GATGATGGAATTATTGATGAAGTTATTCTAAATTTAGTGAACTCTGAGACCAACAATATGCTCACAGATTTTCCATCTATGGAGGAAGTTCATCATGCAGTGTTTGCTCTAAACACTAACTGTGCAGCTGGTCCGGATGGATTTGGGGCTCTATTTTTTCAATCTTATTGGGATATAGTGAAACATGATGTTTATAAAGCTGTGTTGCAGTTCTTTCAATCTGGGTGA
- the LOC123909322 gene encoding two-component response regulator ARR14-like isoform X1: MMSLDNRTCSVMDSISNGACSYWAKPLDENLFKKMWQHVVRQHLVQKESEAKGLKKRGREHLVQKESEAKGLKKRGRDDEVHVSKQPPAKKARFSWTDDLHQKFVSAVNHLGIKNAKPKKVMKIMDCPGLELQHVASHLQKYKMYLDGGIKNSKMNQKNNETQAQDQEIDETEVFFSLTDFFPDLNDDDIHNNNYAVSAESIDSPSTSLPQLGQYSMTPPNQCDDSDIFSNLTDLFPNLNDEIHNGMW, encoded by the exons A tgATGTCGCTTGATAACCGAACCTGTTCTGTTATGGATTCCATTTCCAACGGGGCTTGTAGTTACTGGGCCAAACCACTGGATGAAAATCTATTCAAAAAAATGTGGCAACATGTCGTGCGGCAACATCTAGTGCAAAAGGAAAGCGAGGCTAAAGGGCTTAAAAAGCGAGGAAGAGAACATCTAGTGCAAAAGGAAAGCGAGGCTAAAGGGCTTAAAAAGCGAGGAAGAGATGATGAGGTTCATGTTTCTAAACAACCTCCGGCAAAGAAAGCTCGTTTCTCTTGGACAGATGATTTGCACCAAAAATTTGTGTCGGCCGTGAATCATCTTGGGATTAAAA ATGCAAAGCCTAAAAAAGTTATGAAGATCATGGATTGTCCTGGCTTGGAATTACAGCATGTAGCTAGTCATTTGCAG AAATATAAAATGTATTTAGATGGtgggataaaaaattcaaagatgaATCAGAAGAACAATGAAACACAAGCACAGGATCAAGAAATTGATGAAACCGAAGTATTTTTTAGCTTGACTGATTTTTTCCCCGATCTTAACGATGATGATATACACAATAACAACTATGCTGTTTCAGCTGAGAGCATTGATTCCCCTAGCACCTCTCTTCCACAGCTTGGGCAATATTCAATGACACCACCTAATCAATGTGACGATTCCGACATATTTTCTAATTTGACCGATTTATTCCCCAATCTTAACGATGAGATACACAATGGGATGTGGTGA
- the LOC123909315 gene encoding hydroxyproline O-galactosyltransferase HPGT1, producing MRSKGSSNHKLSTMANRSRIPSLFISMFATFATIYVAGRLWQDAENRVYLIKELDRITGQGQSAISVDDTLKIIACREQHKKLDALEMELAAAKQEGFVSKGLIETNGTYSKRRPLVVIGILTKFGRQKNRNAIRKAWMGSGAALKKIEEGKGIVVRFVIGRSPNRGDSQDKDIDRENRLTNDFLILDDHVEGNQGHPEKAKLFFAHAADEWDAEFYAKVNDDVYVNIDALGATLATHLDKPRLYIGCMKSGEVFSERNHKWYEPEWWKFGDKKSYFRHASGETYVISRALAKFISINRSILRTYAHDDVSAGSWFIGLDVKHVDEAKFCCSSWSTGAICAGV from the exons ATGCGTAGTAAAGGATCATCGAACCACAAACTCTCCACTATGGCTAATCGATCCCGAATTCCTTCACTATTCATCTCCATGTTCGCTACTTTCGCTACTATCTACGTCGCCGGAAG ATTATGGCAAGACGCAGAGAATCGTGTTTATCTCATCAAAGAGCTTGATAGAATCACTGGTCAG GGACAATCTGCTATATCGGTGGATGATACATTGAAGATCATAGCTTGCAG GGAACAACATAAGAAGCTTGATGCGCTTGAGATGGAACTTGCTGCAGCTAAACAAGAGGGTTTTGTTTCTAAGGGCTTGATTGAGACGAACGGGACTTACTCTAAGAGAAGGCCCTTGGTAGTCATAGGTATACTGACAAAGTTTGGTCGGCAGAAGAATAGAAATGCCATTCGTAAGGCTTGGATGGGAAGTG GTGCAGCTTTGAAGAAAATAGAAGAGGGAAAGGGCATCGTTGTGCGATTTGTTATTGGTAGAAG TCCAAATCGTGGAGACAGTCAGGATAAAGACATTGATCGTGAGAATAGGTTGACGAATGACTTCCTAATTCTA GATGATCATGTAGAAGGAAACCAGGGACACCCAGAGAAGGCTAAATTGTTTTTTGCTCACGCTGCAGATGAATGGGATGCGGAGTTTTATGCTAAAGTCAATGATGATGTTTATGTAAATATTG ATGCCTTGGGAGCTACACTTGCAACTCATTTGGACAAACCCCGTCTTTACATTGGATGCATGAAATCAGGCGAAGTTTTCTCTGAACG GAACCATAAGTGGTATGAACCAGAATGGTGGAAGTTTGGTGACAAAAAATC ATATTTTCGTCATGCATCAGGAGAGACATATGTCATATCACGAGCTTTGGCGAAATTCATATCAATAAACAG ATCTATTCTTCGTACCTATGCCCATGATGATGTTAGTGCTGGATCCTGGTTTATTGGACTTGATGTGAAGCATGTTGACGAAGCAAAGTTTTGTTGCTCGTCTTGGTCGACAG GAGCAATTTGTGCAGGTGTTTGA